Part of the Nocardia farcinica genome, GGTGACGGTGACGTTGTCCTCACCGATGGACGGCAGCGCCTCCAACGCGGCCTGCACCGCGGTCGGGGTCGCGTCGAACGGCAGCGCGGTGGTGCTGTCGGCCTGGAACGCCAGGTTGAACGTCCCACCGGTCGGCGTGCCGGTGAGGGTGACGGTCTGAATCTCGTTGGTGCCGACCGCATCGCAGGGCGGCTGCGACGGCGCGATCGGTGCGGCGGTCTCCCCGTAGTAGGGGCTGGGCAGCACCAGCGGGCACGCGCCATCGGTCGGCTCCGGCGGCGCGATCGTGGTCTCGAAAATGCGCAGGTGCTGGCCCGGCTTCATGGGCGCGAGCATGCGGCCCGCCGTGTTGGACGAGTCGATCGCGACCACGTTGTACGGGCCGCGACCCCACCGCACCGGCGACGACGTGCGACCGGTCAGCGAGAACGTCGACACCTGCGCCCCGATCTGCAAGTCGCCCGACAGCGCGAATTCCTTCACGACACCGAGCAGGACGTACCCGTACTTGGTGATGCCGGCCCCGGCACCGCCGACGAGGATGTCGTCGGTGGTGGGAATGTCGGTGCACTCGTCGTCCGCGCCGACACCGGTCCACAACTCGAGCGCCACACCGCGGTTGTCGGGCTGGGTCTTGCGGTCGGAGAAGCCGATCGGCTTCCCGTCGAAGCTGGTCACCAGCTCCCAGTCCAGCAGCATGTTGTAGAGCGCGGTGCTGACCTTGCACAGCTCCAGCGCGGCGTTCCACCATTTGCGCTCGGCCTTGTTGCGGTCGGCCACGCAGATCGCACCGTCGGCGTTGGTCTGCTCGATGTCCTCTGCCTCACGCATCTGCGGAGACAAGGTTGCAGTCACGAAACCGTTGGTCACGAGCCGCGAGCGCGGACCCGCCAGGGGCATACCGCAGGAGTCGACCAGGGTCGCGCGCAGCCGCTTCCCCTTCACCACGCCGAATTCGGCATCACCAGCCACGACAGTTCTCCTCGAAAGTCAATGTGAGGTTGTGTGCGTGGCTGCCCAGGCCCGTCGACAGCGCAGAGTAAAGAGGCGGGGTGCAGTGGGGTCAGTTCGTCCAATCCCCGAGCGGCGCCTCACCGCGCAGCACCCGCTGAAGGTCTTCCTTCACCGCGGCGAGCTTGCTGTTCACCGCGGTGAGTTGGTCACGCAGAGCCGCTATCTCGGTGCGCAACGCTTGGTTGTCGGCGTGCGATGCCCGCAGCTCCTCGCGCAGCATGCGGCGTTCCTCGGCCATCTCCGCGCGCAGGCTCGCCCGTTCCTCCTGCATCTCGTCCACCAGCCGCCGGTACGCCTCGGCCACCGTGCGTTCCGCCTCCGCGCGTACGTTCTCCGCCTCGGCCTGCGTGCGTTCCGCCTCCGCGCGGGTGCTCTCGGCCTCGGCCGCGGTGCGTTCGACCTCGGCGGCCCGCCGCTTGCGCTCCACGACACCGGTCACGACAGCACCGAGGGCGCCGGACCCGAGCGCGGCCACCCCGAGTTCGACAATCACCAGATCACCCCAGATCCGTTGGTAGGCCGTGCCGGGCGCGGGGTTCGGGGCGCAGCAGTGACGGGGACTCCGGGTCACCGACCGTGGTGGAGACGACGGAGGACAGCAGCGACAGCGCCGCCGCCCACGCCGCCACGCCGACCGCGCCGACGACGAAAGCCCACGGGATTCCGCCGGTGATGAGCGCGCCGGTCGAGACGGCGGACAGCAGCGCGAGCAGGGTTTGCGCGAACGTCTTCACCGCGCGCTCGGCCGCGGCGTGCCAAAACTGCCTACTCAGCATCGGAGGCACCCTCGGCGACGTCGCTGGTCGCGCCAGCGGCGGTGTCGGCGTCAGCATCGGAGGCACCCTCAGCGGCGTCCGCGTCGCCGGTCACGCCCACGGCGTCGCCGGTCTCCGGCTCGGCCGCGCGCCGACTGCGCTTGGCGCGCGGTTTGCTCGCCGGCTTCGGCTTCTCCACCGGGGGTACCACCTCCACCGGCTCGGGCGCGTCCTCACGGATCAGGCCCGCGGCGCGCGCCACCTCCACCGGCACACTGAACGCCAAGCCCTCCCCGCCGGTGACCGTCTTGACCAGCCCGGCCCGACCGGGCCCGGCGGCCTCGATCAGCCGCGACGCCAGCAGAGGACGGGACCGCTGGCCGGTACGCACAGTGGCGGTGTCGCCGTCGATTTCGATGGTGACGTGCATGAATCAGGCTCCGATCGTGATGGCGTCCGCCCAGCACTCCCAGGTCACCAGGACCTCGCGCTCGGCGACCGTGAGGCGGTCGTTGTGGGGATAGTCCGGGCCGTGCGTGCGCGCGATCGAGGACCGATGCACCACGACCGGCCCGGTGGACACGATGGTGTCGCCGAGCGCGGCGTATCCCGCGCCGAACGCCCACCTGTGCCCCAGCGGCGAGAGCCGCTGGCCGCCCTGGACGATCACCATGTCCGCGGCGACGAGCGCGGCGGCCAGGTGCGGGGCGGCGTGCAGCACACCAGGGAAACCGTGCCCGGCCACGCTTTCCTCGAGCGCGCCGACCGCCTCGACCAGGGACGCGGCGGACGCGGGGGTGCCGGCGGCGGAGAGCAGGCGCGGAACCAGCTGCTCCTCCACGCGGGTCGACTCCTGCAACCGGAGCAGCTGTTCCGCGCGGGCAGCCGCTTCCGCCTCGGGAACGGCGGCGGCGCAGTCGTCGTCGGCGCCGATCACATCGCCGGTGAACTCGCCGCTCAACGGTGAACGCGGGGTGCCCTTCGGTGACGGCTCAGGCAGCACGGGAGAGCAGTCGATCGGCCACACCCACGTGGTGCCGCAGTTCCACGAGTCCACGATGATCCCGTGCGCGAGCCGCGACGGGTCCGGGACATCGAGGACGGTGGCCGCGGCGTACAAGCCGACGACGGACGGGTTCGCCAGCGGCGGCCGGAAAATCTCAGCCACGGCCGAACCTCCTTCGGGGGGTTGGGGTCCGGCCGGGGGCAGGGTGAGCGGGGCAGCCACACAGGGACTACTCACCCCACCCCCGGACCGGAGTCTTTCAAGGGGGGTGGGCCGGTCAGGCCGCAGCGGTGTTCGGCGCGCCGGCGGTCGACTGGGCCACGGTCACCCCGGGATCGGTGCCGCCGGTGAACGTGTCCGCCGCGACGAGCTCGGGCAGCGCGGTCGCGCCGAGCACGCCCTGGAACGTCACCGTGTACGGGCCGCCCGCGACACCGGACACCGCCACGTTGCCCGCACCGATGGACGGCAGCATCGCCAACGCGAGCTGCACGTGCGCGGCCCCCGCGTTGTGCGCGATCGGGTCGGTGGTGTGCCCGCGGAAGGTGAGCGTGAAGTGCCCGCCGGTCGGGGAACCGGTGATGGTGACGGTCTGCACCTCGTTGGTGGTGGACGAGCACACCAACTCGGCGCGGGCGCCGACCGCGCCGTTCGCGCACAGCGGGACGGTGATCACCTCGGAGGTCAAGCACCGCTTGTCCACCAGGTACTCGTCCTCCACGAAAAGCTCGGTGTACCGGTTCTTCTGGAGCATGGCCTTGTCGTAGAGGGTGCCGACCTCGATCACCTGGGACAGGTGCCGGTACCAGGTGCCGCGCGGGTACAGCAGCACCTGCACGCTGGTCGGCCACACCACCGACGCCTCCGGCAGCGGCTGCCAGTGCTGCACCCACTGCATGAAGATGTTCCGGTCCGCGAGCCACTGATCGACCTGCTGATCGGTCACGCTCTTGACGTCGCGGCCTTGCTGATTCGCCATGTCGGCCTTGGCGACATCGAGCATCCACGCTTCGGTGACGCCCTCGATGGGGGCGTCGTGGGCCTTGCGCTCCTTCTGCCGGATCACCGCAGCCCGCAACGCCAAGCTGTTGAGGAACGAACCGGTCGCGCCGAGCACCGACGCCGGAGGCACCACACGGGAAGTGGAGCCGGCCACCATGTCCAGGATCGACCAGACCGACAGCTTGATCTGGTAGGCCTTCATGACTTCCTTCATGAAGCGCTCGATCAGCTCCGGCCAGCCGCGCCGCTGCAGGATGCCCGCGGTCACGCACAGGCCGATCGCCTGGAGTCGGATTTCCTCCATGTCCACGCACGGGATCTCGATGCAGGGCTTGGTGGGATCCTCCATCAGCTCTGCTTCGGTGAAACGCCACGGCAGCGTGTTGTACAGCGCGGAGAAATCGGGTTCCTGGGGGCGGCGCAGGCCTCCGCGGGTGATGTTCATGTCCGGCAGCGACAGCAGCCCCGTTGCGGGGTCGACGTCACAGAAGCTGTAGATCGTTTCCGAGGGGGAGCACCAGTGCGCCGACGCGACCAGCGCGCCGTCATCGGCGTATCGGGCGTCCGCGTACTCGGTGGCGGCGATGATCCGGTCCACCTGGTCGGCGAAATCCTTCTCCGACTCGGCGGTCACGATCTGCTCGGGCGCGAACTCGCGCTCGAGCGTCGCCAGCGACAACGGCACCAGCGCCTGCCGCATCCGGTGCGGTGCCCTGTTCGGCACGATCTGGTTGCGCGAGTTGACTTTCTCGATCGCGGCGGCCAGCTCCCGGTAGCCGACGATGCCGTCGACGTGCCCGTGCACCTGGGGGCGCATGTGGAAACCGATCTGGGTGGGCTTGGGTGCCGACTCGGCGGCGGTCTTGCCGGTGCGGGCGGCCAGGCCCTTGAACGTCGGCTTGCCGGCCGATGCGGTGACGGCAGGCTCGACGGCGGCGTCGGCGGCGATGGTCTCGGCCTCCGCGACAACCTCATCCGCGGCGGTGTCGGTGCTGTCGGGCTCACCGCCGCCGGTGTCGTCGCCGGTGGTGGTGTCCTCGGCGGGTGCCTGCCGGGCCGCGCGCGCGTCCACCAGTGCCTGCGCTTCGGCCAGGCGCTGCTGCTCGGCGGCGGCCTGCTCGGCGAGCAGGCCGTTGATCTTCTCCGCGGCCTCGTTGAGCGCCTTCATCCGCGCCAGGGCTTCGGCCGAGACGGTGGCGTCCTCGCCCGCGACGTCCTTGGCGATCGCGTCGAACTCGGATTCGGCCCGGGTCAGCAGCTCCTCGAGCTGGGTCTTGGTGAGCGCGCCGAGGTCGGCGGGCAACTCGAACTCCATGTCTGTCCTCCCGTAGAGGGTCCGGTGTGTCGCCGGGAGGCCCGCAGCCATGCCCCGATTCGCGCGGAAACGTAGATAGGTGGGGTGCAACGCCATACGATGCGAACCGGAAACGGGGGGTGAGCTGCGTAAACCCCTCGAACATGTGATCGAGAAGGGGTTTATGGGATGCGGGTAGTCAGAACGGCGGCCGTGGTGGCCGCGGTGTTGGCGTTGGCGAGCTGCACAAGCAACGGGGACGACACCCCGCGCGGGGACGCGACCCCGATCATGCCGGGCACGACAGCCACGACGGCGAGCGCGGCGACGACCAGCGCGTCACCGGGGGTACTGGCACCCACCGAGACCGGGCTGAGCACCAGCACCGGCATCGAAACCATGATCGTGTCCGTCGAAGACGTGAACGGCAGGTATGGGCCGGTCACGGTGTTCACGTTCCAGCTGGTCAACACCGGTCAGAAGGTGTTCGAGGGCTACAACTGGCCCACCCCGACCGTCGTGTACGGTCCCGCCGGCACCCCGGCCGAGCACACCGTGTCGCTGTCGGAGGGGTACGGCGACGGTGTACAGGGCGCGATCCCGCCGGGCTCCCGCCAGACGGTGCAGCACGCCTACAAGGTGACCAAGGCCGAGCTGAATCCCGCTGTCGTCACCGTGGGTTCGCTGGTGTGGCAAGGCGATTTCGCCGCGTTCCAGCGGTAGGGGACCGCGAGTCGAGACCCCGGCCGACACGGCTGCTCCGCGCCAAGCGGTGAGCCGTGATCGTCCGGGGTCTCGCGCTATTCGGGTGCCTCGACCGGCCGCAGGTCGGCCACGCGCGCGGGGAACGGGTACCGGCCGGGTGCGTCCTCGATGGTCTCGACGGTCGCGGTCGGGCCGTCGATTTCCAGCACCCGGAAGCGGGACACCCCGCCGTCGCCCAGCTTCACCACGTCGCCCACGTCCACCACACCGCGAACGATACCCGCCGGTCTGATCCGGGTTGCGTCACACGCGCGGCGGCCAACTCCAGTGCCCGGCCTTGGGGGTCTCCGAGAACGGGACGGCTCTCTTGTGGCTGGTGCCGTTGGGGTAGATGACGAACAGGTCCACACGGGTCTCGGGGTGCTGGCTGGTGCCGTCGTGGTCGTGGACGCCGGTGATGATGGCGGCGGTGGGCTCGGACGCGTGCTCGCCGCCGGGGGTGCCGTAGGTCTGGAAATGGACGATGCGGCCGATGCTCGGTGTGCTCATGGCGGGGGACGGTAGGCGTGGTGGGCGCAACGACTTGCACCATCCGGCGGTGTGTGTGTATAGTTGTGGGTGTCAGAGGGACAAGCCCTCACCAACCCGGAGGAGCCGGACATGACCACCACCACCTACCGCCGCGCCCGCGCCGCCCGCAAGGCCGCCGCCCACCTCATCCGCACCCGCATCACCGCCGCCCAGGCCGCCCGCCTGGTCCGCGCCCTGCGCAAGCTCAACGGCTACGTCATGACCGGCCTGCTCGAGCGCGGCGAGTTCGTCACCGTGAGCCAGGTGCTCGCCCAGCTCGGCGCCGACGCCGACCTGATCCGCCGCTACGCCTCGCAGGCGGGCAAGGCGATCAAGCGCGCCTACCTCGCCGCCTACGACGGCCGCGAGCCGGTCATGGTGTGGAAGCTCGTCCACGACCGCCCCCGCCAGGTCGCCGCCTACCTGGCCGACGAGCCCGCCGTCCGCGAGGGCCTGGCCGCCTACGCCCGCACCGCCCACCTGGTCGCCGCCCCCGCCGCCGCCTGACCGACCCCCAGCCGGGCGGAACCCCCGCCCGGCCCCCGCCTCCCGAGAGGAGCACGCCATGCGCGAACTGATCCACGACACCGACCAGCTCGACGCCCTCCCGCCCGGTGCCCGCATCGTGGACCAGGGTGTCCGAGCCACCAAGACCGACGACGGGGCGTGGCTGTACGAGACCGGCATGTTCTGGGAGCCGATCCGGTTCCCGGTGCGCCGGATCAAGTAGCCGCCCGCCGCGGGCCGCCCATTCCCGGGCGGCCCGCAACGCTTGCGCTGTTCGCTTACGTGTGTATAGTTGGATTGTTCGAGGGATTGCGCCCTCACCCACCCGGAAGGAGCCGGACCCCATGCTCATGCCCCACCCCATCACCACGACCGCCGTGCCCGTGCTGGTGCTCGTCACCGTCCTGACCCACGCGCTCGCGCTCGCCCCCACCC contains:
- a CDS encoding major capsid protein, which encodes MEFELPADLGALTKTQLEELLTRAESEFDAIAKDVAGEDATVSAEALARMKALNEAAEKINGLLAEQAAAEQQRLAEAQALVDARAARQAPAEDTTTGDDTGGGEPDSTDTAADEVVAEAETIAADAAVEPAVTASAGKPTFKGLAARTGKTAAESAPKPTQIGFHMRPQVHGHVDGIVGYRELAAAIEKVNSRNQIVPNRAPHRMRQALVPLSLATLEREFAPEQIVTAESEKDFADQVDRIIAATEYADARYADDGALVASAHWCSPSETIYSFCDVDPATGLLSLPDMNITRGGLRRPQEPDFSALYNTLPWRFTEAELMEDPTKPCIEIPCVDMEEIRLQAIGLCVTAGILQRRGWPELIERFMKEVMKAYQIKLSVWSILDMVAGSTSRVVPPASVLGATGSFLNSLALRAAVIRQKERKAHDAPIEGVTEAWMLDVAKADMANQQGRDVKSVTDQQVDQWLADRNIFMQWVQHWQPLPEASVVWPTSVQVLLYPRGTWYRHLSQVIEVGTLYDKAMLQKNRYTELFVEDEYLVDKRCLTSEVITVPLCANGAVGARAELVCSSTTNEVQTVTITGSPTGGHFTLTFRGHTTDPIAHNAGAAHVQLALAMLPSIGAGNVAVSGVAGGPYTVTFQGVLGATALPELVAADTFTGGTDPGVTVAQSTAGAPNTAAA
- a CDS encoding holin, with protein sequence MLSRQFWHAAAERAVKTFAQTLLALLSAVSTGALITGGIPWAFVVGAVGVAAWAAALSLLSSVVSTTVGDPESPSLLRPEPRARHGLPTDLG